A stretch of Apostichopus japonicus isolate 1M-3 chromosome 9, ASM3797524v1, whole genome shotgun sequence DNA encodes these proteins:
- the LOC139973013 gene encoding uncharacterized protein, with amino-acid sequence MKPFTIIAAMVCGIYLLLEWTEAKTCYYTTTIDENGAVKWNRDKGDCDVIKFGGVKTTAAPKSFTGKGISPTTEDILTSSTAQTSENMPSTEAVGSTSNPPDKGISPTAEDILTSSTAQTPDDIPSTEAVGSTNNPPAYSSGKGISPTTENILTSLTAQTSEDTSSTEAVGSTNNPPGITTTSEDILTSSTAQTSEDIPSTEAVGSTNNPPGTSIPTCPTNMIYGTCSGRGTCEDPNGKSRGNSHCLGNEGCTCPAGFLMKGNDCINASECVCIVTEANLFITNGETYCNDVCTQKCSCSNNQLTCADYICSTNAVCAVKNGVRQCYCNEGYEGDGETCVSLPYRDCQDVYDAGHTQDGVYTIMPTGWPGLPFNVSCKMENGGGWTVFQRRTNGSTSFDQNWAAYKEGFGDSSNLWLGNEKLHYLTNQRNYKLRFDITPSSGSAEYAEYAEFQIESESSKYRMNKLGTHSGNTSSSLSKNKGKQFSTHDRDNDACDTFNCAEKHRSGWWHSNGLCSTCDSDSYCAYFQYSSSCKSACTDLNLNGVYNGGNGEMIFSKYNYCNVQFVEMKIRPSS; translated from the exons ATGAAGCCGTTCACAATAATCGCCGCCATGGTTTGCGGAATTTATTTACTGCTCGAATGGACCGAGG CAAAGACTTGCTATTACACAACAACAATTGACGAGAATGGCGCTGTAAAGTGGAACAGAGACAAAGGAgattgtgatgtcatcaaattTGGGGGTGTTAAGACTACCGCAGCACCAAAATCATTCACAG GCAAAGGAATTTCACCAACTACTGAGGATATCTTGACCTCTTCAACTGCACAAACATCAGAGAATATGCCATCCACAGAAGCTGTTGGCAGCACAAGCAATCCACCAG ACAAAGGAATTTCACCAACTGCTGAGGATATCTTGACCTCTTCAACTGCACAAACACCAGATGATATACCTTCCACAGAAGCTGTTGGTAGCACTAATAATCCACCAG CATATTCTTCAGGCAAAGGAATTTCACCAACTACTGAGAATATCTTGACCTCTTTAACTGCACAAACATCAGAGGATACATCATCCACAGAAGCTGTTGGTAGCACTAATAATCCACCAG GAATTACAACAACTAGTGAGGATATCTTGACCTCTTCAACTGCACAAACATCAGAGGATATACCTTCCACAGAAGCTGTTGGTAGCACTAATAATCCACCAG GTACATCGATCCCTACATGTCCTACGAACATGATCTACGGAACCTGCAGTGGCAGAGGAACATGTGAAGATCCAAACGGAAAATCTCGTGGTAATAGTCACTGTTTGGGTAATGAGGGCTGTACCTGTCCAGCTGGATTCTTAATGAAAGGGAATGACTGTATCAATGCGAGTGAATGCGTGTGTATCGTTACAGAGGCCAACTTGTTTATAACA AATGGAGAAACATACTGTAACGATGTCTGCACACAAAAGTGTTCTTGTAGCAATAACCAACTGACCTGTGCAGACTACATATGTAGTACCAATGCTGTGTGTGCTGTCAAGAATGGAGTACgacagtgttattgtaatgaGGGATACGAAGGTGACGGTGAAACTTGTGTATCCTTGCCGTATAGAGACTGCCAGGATGTTTATGACGCTGGACATACACAAGATGGGGTTTATACAATCATGCCTACTGGATGGCCTGGTTTACCGTTCAACGTATCTTGTAAAATGGAAAACGGTGGAGGATGGACC GTTTTTCAACGTCGTACCAATGGCTCTACGAGTTTTGATCAAAACTGGGCAGCGTACAAAGAAGGGTTTGGTGACAGCAGTAACTTATGGTTAGGAAATGAAAAGCTTCATTACTTGACAAACCAGAGAAACTACAAGCTTCGCTTTGACATCACTCCTTCTAGTGGATCTGCTGAATATGCTGAATATGCGGAATTTCAAATCGAGTCTGAAAGCAGCAAGTACAGAATGAATAAACTGGGCACTCACAGTGGAAATACAA GTTCTTCTCTCtctaaaaacaaaggaaaacaattcaGCACGCATGACCGAGACAATGACGCATGCGATACCTTCAACTGTGCAGAGAAGCACAGAAGCGGCTGGTGGCACTCGAATGGTTTGTGCTCTACTTGTGATAGTGATAGCTATTGCGCTTACTTCCAATACAGCAGCAGCTGCAAGTCAGCTTGTACGGATCTCAACCTCAACGGTGTCTACAATGGAGGCAACGGGGAAATGATCTTCTCTAAATATAATTACTGCAACGTCCAATTTGTTGAGATGAAAATTCGACCCTCCTCTTGA